One genomic window of Vibrio parahaemolyticus includes the following:
- a CDS encoding aminopeptidase P family protein — translation MNTTNSVNQRLSSLRDAMANYKVSAYIVTNNDPHNSEYSADHWAGRTWISGFTGSAGNVVITQQGGGLWTDGRYYIQAEEQLHGTGLDLFKARQPETPTIPKWLASTLDENSAIAVDGRSISYAFYQELKQALEPKNIEIVLDLDLITPIWTDRPSRPSAEIFDHPVAFSGVETKQKLADIRKWLNENHADCLLVSTLDDVMWTLNIRGGDTLYCPVSESYLIVERDCATAFIDKQKLPAEIEKKLTAQGVSVRHYEYVSQYLNQQCEGLSLAFSPVYTDSLLVNSIEQNLSLKPMACPVTDMKATKNQTELANLEQSLTDDGVAVVKFMSWLEDQVPSGLVTELSAEAQLKSYRRQTRHYVSDSFRTIAGFAAHGAKMHYAADEESNAVVNESNFFLVDSGGQYLGGTTDITRTFHFGSPTIKQRKDYTLVLKAVIRLTQTRFMKGSTGANLDIMARGVLWQHGIDYKCGTGHGVGICLNVHEGPQNFSQSHREVELKPGMVITNEPGVYREGEYGVRIENIMKVVEVEQNEFGIFYGFETITLAPIATNMLDVSLLSHDEINWLNQYHSRVYQALSPFLDEHDKAWLQRATQFVEL, via the coding sequence ATGAATACAACAAATTCGGTTAACCAACGCCTTTCATCGCTACGCGACGCAATGGCAAACTACAAGGTTTCGGCCTACATCGTCACAAACAATGATCCCCACAATAGTGAGTATTCCGCTGACCATTGGGCTGGACGCACGTGGATTTCTGGCTTTACTGGCTCGGCTGGTAATGTCGTCATAACTCAACAAGGCGGTGGATTGTGGACAGATGGTCGCTACTACATTCAAGCAGAAGAACAATTGCATGGAACGGGGTTAGACCTTTTCAAAGCGCGTCAGCCGGAAACCCCCACCATTCCTAAATGGCTTGCGAGTACGCTCGACGAAAACAGCGCGATTGCCGTGGATGGGCGCTCGATCAGCTACGCATTTTACCAAGAACTTAAACAAGCGCTTGAGCCAAAGAACATCGAGATTGTTCTCGACCTCGATCTGATAACGCCAATCTGGACTGACCGCCCGAGCAGACCGAGCGCAGAAATTTTTGACCATCCGGTTGCGTTTTCTGGTGTAGAAACCAAACAAAAACTCGCAGATATTCGTAAATGGCTCAATGAAAACCATGCGGACTGTTTATTGGTTTCAACCCTTGACGATGTGATGTGGACACTGAATATTCGTGGCGGTGACACGCTTTACTGCCCGGTTTCAGAATCCTACCTTATTGTCGAGCGAGACTGCGCGACGGCGTTCATCGATAAACAAAAGTTACCAGCCGAGATAGAGAAGAAGCTGACTGCGCAAGGTGTGAGCGTTCGTCACTACGAGTACGTCAGCCAGTATTTGAATCAGCAATGTGAAGGCTTGTCGCTTGCTTTTAGCCCGGTTTATACCGACAGTTTGTTGGTTAACTCCATTGAGCAGAACCTCTCATTAAAGCCAATGGCTTGCCCCGTCACCGACATGAAAGCCACCAAAAATCAGACCGAGTTAGCCAATCTCGAACAGTCATTGACGGACGATGGTGTGGCTGTCGTGAAGTTCATGAGCTGGTTAGAAGACCAAGTCCCAAGCGGGCTCGTTACTGAGCTGTCAGCCGAGGCTCAATTGAAAAGCTATCGCCGTCAAACTCGCCATTATGTGAGCGACAGTTTCCGCACGATTGCAGGCTTCGCCGCACATGGCGCGAAAATGCACTACGCCGCCGATGAAGAAAGCAATGCCGTTGTCAATGAAAGCAATTTCTTCCTTGTGGATTCAGGCGGTCAATACCTTGGCGGCACAACAGACATCACCCGTACTTTCCACTTCGGGTCACCGACCATTAAACAGCGCAAAGACTACACGTTAGTGCTGAAAGCGGTCATCCGACTGACTCAGACTCGATTTATGAAAGGCTCTACGGGTGCCAATCTCGACATCATGGCACGAGGCGTGCTGTGGCAACATGGTATTGATTACAAATGCGGTACAGGACATGGTGTGGGTATTTGTTTGAATGTCCATGAAGGGCCACAAAACTTCTCGCAAAGCCACCGCGAAGTTGAGCTAAAACCTGGCATGGTGATCACCAATGAGCCCGGTGTTTACCGTGAAGGTGAATACGGTGTTCGGATCGAAAACATCATGAAAGTGGTTGAAGTCGAGCAAAATGAGTTCGGTATTTTTTATGGCTTCGAGACCATTACGCTGGCACCAATCGCCACGAACATGCTTGATGTCTCTTTGCTAAGCCATGATGAAATTAACTGGCTAAATCAATACCATTCTCGCGTCTACCAAGCACTCAGCCCATTTCTTGATGAGCACGACAAAGCTTGGCTTCAGCGCGCAACTCAGTTTGTAGAGCTTTAG
- a CDS encoding ABC transporter ATP-binding protein: MNQKEVLLSARELQVHFPVSRHLIPSRRKIVQAVNGIDLDVYRGETLGIVGESGCGKSTLARALLRLVEPTHGKLTWKGEDMRGFSKNKLTRRRQEFQMIFQDPSASLNPRLTISECIAEPLLTHQPQLKRAEVEKRVIEMMDKVGLLASQRNRYPHEFSGGQCQRVGIARALILNPDLVVCDEPVSALDVSIQAQVINLLDDLKQEMGLTLVMIAHDLSVVRHISDRVMVMYLGKPMEVGRYDQVFDDAQHPYTKALLSAVPIANPQLARNRDIQLLPGDLPSPLTPPSGCVFRTRCPEATELCGQQSPVKTGTEQHHIYCSNMI, from the coding sequence ATGAATCAGAAAGAAGTGTTATTGTCCGCTCGCGAACTGCAAGTGCATTTTCCTGTTTCGCGACACCTCATTCCGAGCCGAAGAAAGATCGTACAAGCCGTCAACGGCATCGATTTGGATGTTTATCGAGGCGAAACGCTCGGCATTGTTGGCGAATCAGGCTGCGGAAAATCCACCTTAGCACGTGCTCTGCTGCGCTTAGTTGAACCCACGCACGGCAAGCTCACTTGGAAAGGTGAAGACATGCGTGGCTTCAGCAAAAACAAGTTAACACGTCGTCGCCAAGAATTTCAGATGATATTCCAAGACCCATCGGCGAGCCTCAATCCGAGATTGACGATTTCAGAATGTATCGCAGAGCCGTTACTCACACACCAGCCTCAACTTAAACGCGCCGAAGTCGAAAAACGCGTCATTGAGATGATGGACAAAGTGGGTCTGTTGGCAAGCCAACGTAACCGATATCCGCATGAGTTTTCTGGCGGTCAGTGCCAACGTGTTGGCATCGCGCGAGCCTTAATCCTCAATCCGGACTTGGTGGTGTGTGATGAACCCGTCAGCGCATTGGATGTTTCGATTCAAGCGCAGGTCATTAATTTGCTCGACGACCTTAAACAAGAAATGGGACTGACACTGGTGATGATCGCTCATGACCTAAGCGTTGTGCGCCATATCAGCGACCGAGTGATGGTGATGTACCTTGGCAAACCAATGGAAGTGGGACGCTACGACCAAGTGTTCGACGATGCTCAGCATCCCTACACAAAAGCATTGCTTTCTGCGGTACCGATTGCCAATCCGCAACTTGCACGCAACCGCGACATCCAATTGTTGCCCGGAGACCTCCCTTCTCCGCTCACCCCACCCAGCGGTTGTGTTTTTAGAACCCGATGCCCAGAAGCTACGGAACTATGTGGGCAGCAAAGCCCAGTCAAAACAGGCACTGAGCAACATCATATTTACTGTTCAAACATGATTTAG
- a CDS encoding ABC transporter ATP-binding protein, with protein sequence MLSIENMNVRFDTPDGQVQAVSNLSYSIKAGETLGIVGESGSGKSQSVFALMGLTADNGNVSGEALFHGENLLSMSKKQLNRIRAEKIGMIFQDPMTSLNPFMKIGKQLSEVLMVHKGMSRKQAIAESIQMLDAVRIPSPETRMNQYPHELSGGMRQRVMIAMALLCKPELLIADEPTTALDVTVQAQILTLLRELQKEFNTAILLITHDMGVVAEMCDRVLVMYGGQKMEQADTDTLFAQPAHPYTQGLLRAIPSITEDMPRLPTIPGNPPSALINHQGCPFRDRCDYRLARCQAETPKFMPLNGRQSIACHVKAQSSISLIHQSA encoded by the coding sequence ATGCTATCTATTGAAAACATGAACGTGCGCTTCGATACGCCAGACGGACAAGTGCAAGCGGTCAGCAACCTTTCCTACTCGATTAAAGCAGGAGAAACGCTCGGCATTGTGGGTGAATCAGGCTCTGGTAAAAGCCAATCGGTATTTGCGCTGATGGGGCTCACCGCCGACAACGGTAATGTATCCGGTGAAGCCTTATTTCATGGCGAGAACTTACTCTCAATGTCCAAGAAACAGCTCAACCGTATTCGCGCAGAGAAAATCGGCATGATCTTCCAAGATCCCATGACCTCTCTGAATCCATTTATGAAGATAGGCAAGCAGCTGAGCGAAGTGTTGATGGTGCACAAAGGCATGAGTCGCAAGCAAGCCATTGCGGAATCCATTCAGATGTTGGATGCGGTGCGGATTCCTTCTCCGGAAACACGCATGAACCAATATCCACACGAGCTTTCTGGCGGTATGCGCCAACGTGTGATGATTGCCATGGCGTTGTTGTGTAAACCGGAACTGCTTATTGCCGATGAGCCCACAACCGCACTCGATGTGACAGTACAAGCGCAAATCCTGACGTTATTACGTGAGTTACAAAAAGAGTTTAATACCGCGATATTGCTGATAACGCACGACATGGGCGTTGTCGCCGAAATGTGTGACCGCGTGTTGGTAATGTACGGCGGACAAAAAATGGAACAAGCAGATACGGACACCCTCTTTGCTCAGCCCGCACACCCTTATACCCAAGGCTTACTGAGAGCAATTCCTTCGATCACCGAAGACATGCCTCGTTTGCCAACTATCCCTGGCAATCCACCGAGCGCCTTAATTAACCACCAAGGCTGCCCGTTTAGAGATCGCTGTGATTACCGCCTCGCTCGCTGCCAAGCCGAAACGCCGAAGTTTATGCCGCTCAATGGTCGTCAATCCATCGCCTGCCATGTCAAAGCCCAAAGCAGCATTTCACTCATCCACCAGTCGGCTTAA
- a CDS encoding ABC transporter permease subunit: MLSIKKLDTQSLQDQVVDNIEAVEGRSLWQDAWARFRKNRAAMTSVYVLTFITLCITFGPSIAAFGHDEIDWDVLADPYELGKPSLSSGHYFGTDDLGQDLFARAMQGGRLSILVGFVGALVAVVIGTIWGSISGYLGGVVDSVMMRIIEVLDSVPFMFMVILFVTLFGNNIYLIFIVIGMVSWLGIARVVRGVTFGIKKREFIEAAHSIGVSKFTIVRRHVLPNVLGIVMVYSSLMVPGFIMFESFLSFLGLGVQPPDTSWGILISEGAKTIDVALWMLLFPSLFLVTTLFCFNFIGDGLRDALDPKDR; this comes from the coding sequence ATGTTATCGATTAAGAAACTGGATACTCAATCCTTACAAGACCAAGTCGTAGACAATATCGAAGCGGTGGAAGGTCGTAGTTTGTGGCAAGATGCCTGGGCTCGTTTTCGAAAAAACCGCGCCGCGATGACATCGGTTTATGTGCTCACGTTCATCACTTTGTGCATCACGTTTGGCCCATCGATTGCGGCCTTTGGACACGATGAGATTGATTGGGACGTACTCGCCGACCCATACGAACTAGGAAAGCCATCACTTAGCAGCGGCCATTACTTTGGTACCGACGATCTCGGCCAAGACCTTTTTGCCCGCGCCATGCAAGGTGGTCGCCTTTCAATTTTAGTTGGCTTTGTGGGCGCGTTAGTCGCCGTCGTTATCGGAACAATTTGGGGCAGCATTTCAGGCTACCTAGGCGGCGTCGTAGATAGCGTGATGATGCGCATCATCGAAGTGTTGGATTCAGTACCATTTATGTTCATGGTCATCCTTTTCGTCACCCTCTTTGGCAACAACATCTATCTGATTTTTATCGTAATTGGCATGGTGTCATGGTTGGGAATCGCTCGCGTGGTACGCGGCGTGACCTTCGGAATTAAAAAGCGCGAGTTCATCGAAGCGGCACATTCCATTGGCGTTTCAAAGTTCACCATCGTTCGTCGTCACGTGCTGCCGAACGTATTGGGAATTGTAATGGTCTATTCATCGCTCATGGTGCCCGGTTTCATCATGTTTGAATCGTTCTTAAGCTTTTTAGGCTTAGGCGTCCAACCACCAGACACCAGCTGGGGAATACTGATTTCCGAAGGCGCAAAAACCATTGATGTTGCCTTGTGGATGCTGCTTTTTCCATCCCTGTTCTTGGTCACAACCCTATTCTGTTTCAACTTCATCGGCGATGGCTTACGCGACGCTCTTGACCCGAAAGATCGATAA
- the oppB gene encoding oligopeptide ABC transporter permease OppB yields MIWYILRRLAIAVPTLLFIALVSFWLMHIAPGGPFDMERPMPEIVRANIEAKFHLDEPFLVQFWIYITNFVQGDLGPSFVYQDFSVTQLVAQSWPVSAMLGVLSFSISVPLGMLLGTIAALKRNSRLDYGLMTLSMTGVVVPAFVLAPVLVTIFAIQLSWLPAGGWEGGQLAFLVLPVLSLAIGSVASIARVMRGAMIETLNQPYIRTAKAKGLSTAYILFHHALRPSLIPVVAMLGPAFVSVVTGSVIIDIFFGTGGMGQHFVSGALNRDYGLVMGITLIVASLTIFFNLVVDLLYTVIDPRIRV; encoded by the coding sequence ATGATTTGGTACATTCTGAGACGGCTAGCCATCGCCGTTCCAACCTTGCTGTTTATTGCGCTGGTTTCTTTCTGGTTGATGCACATCGCACCGGGTGGCCCGTTTGATATGGAACGCCCAATGCCGGAAATCGTGCGCGCCAACATCGAAGCAAAATTCCACCTTGATGAACCATTTCTGGTTCAGTTTTGGATTTACATTACAAACTTTGTGCAGGGCGATTTAGGCCCAAGCTTTGTTTACCAAGACTTCTCTGTCACTCAACTGGTTGCCCAATCTTGGCCCGTATCGGCAATGCTTGGGGTGCTCTCTTTTAGCATCTCAGTCCCACTTGGGATGCTGCTCGGCACTATTGCCGCATTAAAGCGCAATAGCCGTTTGGATTACGGATTAATGACACTCTCGATGACGGGCGTGGTTGTTCCTGCTTTTGTTTTGGCTCCCGTGCTTGTCACCATTTTTGCGATTCAGCTTAGTTGGCTCCCCGCTGGTGGCTGGGAAGGTGGGCAATTAGCTTTTCTTGTTTTGCCGGTATTAAGTCTGGCCATTGGATCAGTCGCTAGCATCGCGCGTGTCATGCGCGGCGCGATGATTGAAACCCTCAATCAGCCTTACATTCGCACCGCAAAAGCGAAGGGATTATCGACCGCCTACATCTTGTTCCACCATGCACTGCGTCCGTCATTGATCCCCGTCGTCGCCATGCTCGGGCCAGCGTTTGTCTCTGTCGTGACGGGCTCTGTCATCATCGACATCTTTTTCGGCACTGGTGGTATGGGCCAGCACTTTGTCTCTGGTGCACTGAATCGCGACTACGGCTTAGTAATGGGCATCACCTTAATTGTCGCCTCACTCACCATCTTCTTTAATCTTGTGGTCGATTTGTTGTACACGGTGATCGACCCACGTATCCGAGTTTAG
- a CDS encoding peptide ABC transporter substrate-binding protein, which translates to MKLPKLLLLASIMSPILATPSYAVPYPAGVTLAETQEITLNNGAEVTSIDPAKQAAEPAFNLGRDLFEGLTIQDKQGKTIPGIAESWTVNDNNTVYTFHLRDAKWSNGDAVTAQDFVYSWQRLLDPNTASPYAWFAAIPNILNSQAIMKGEAKPDSLGVKALDEKTFQVTLEQPIPFFIKLLSHPVLAPVHQTTVEEHGSNWTQPENIVTNGAFTVSEWKVNEKMVIKKNPHYWDANNVVLDKITWLPIGDANVVLNRYLAGEIDQVMSIPAAQKRKLISKLPQDVADTSASLGSTFYYLNTQEGPTKDRRVRQALSYAIDRNLLTDSILRNGGIPMFTLVPPQTDGFQSHTPEYSKWDQIQRIDEAKRLLAEAGYNQSNPLKLTFTVPTFSMDVKMATAMAGMWKSRLGAQVTIKQLEPKVFYALKEPTEITRGGWTADYNEASTWLDIFVSNGEYNDSRYHNPKYDELMSQSKTMSDPSELYLQAESMLIDDMAIIPVYRPGNDQYLIKPYVGGYERTNPESSYYRKNVYVKVH; encoded by the coding sequence ATGAAATTACCTAAACTACTTTTGCTAGCATCGATAATGAGTCCGATACTGGCTACACCGAGCTACGCAGTGCCGTATCCGGCTGGCGTGACGCTTGCAGAGACGCAAGAAATTACGCTTAACAACGGGGCGGAAGTCACCTCTATCGATCCTGCAAAACAAGCCGCGGAGCCTGCGTTCAACCTTGGTCGAGACTTGTTTGAAGGCTTAACCATTCAGGACAAACAAGGCAAAACGATTCCTGGGATTGCAGAATCTTGGACGGTGAATGACAACAATACGGTTTACACTTTCCACTTGCGCGATGCGAAATGGTCAAACGGCGACGCAGTGACCGCTCAAGATTTTGTCTACAGTTGGCAACGATTGCTCGACCCTAACACGGCATCACCTTACGCTTGGTTTGCCGCCATACCGAATATCCTAAACTCGCAAGCCATTATGAAAGGCGAAGCGAAACCTGATTCATTGGGCGTGAAAGCGTTGGATGAAAAAACCTTCCAAGTCACTTTGGAGCAGCCAATTCCGTTCTTCATAAAACTCCTGAGCCACCCCGTTCTTGCTCCGGTTCATCAAACAACGGTAGAGGAACACGGCAGTAACTGGACACAACCTGAGAACATCGTAACCAACGGCGCGTTTACCGTTTCGGAGTGGAAGGTAAACGAGAAGATGGTAATAAAGAAAAACCCGCACTATTGGGATGCAAACAACGTCGTCTTAGATAAAATCACTTGGCTGCCGATCGGTGATGCTAATGTCGTGCTAAATCGCTACCTAGCAGGCGAAATCGATCAGGTCATGTCGATTCCTGCCGCACAAAAAAGGAAACTAATAAGCAAACTGCCTCAAGATGTGGCTGATACGAGTGCTTCGCTAGGTTCGACTTTTTACTACCTAAATACGCAAGAAGGACCGACCAAAGATCGTCGAGTTCGCCAAGCCCTCTCCTACGCCATTGATCGCAATCTACTGACTGATTCGATTTTAAGAAATGGTGGCATTCCGATGTTCACGCTAGTACCACCGCAAACCGATGGGTTTCAATCGCACACACCGGAATATTCAAAGTGGGACCAAATCCAACGAATTGACGAAGCAAAGCGTTTGTTAGCAGAGGCAGGCTACAACCAAAGTAACCCACTTAAGTTGACGTTTACCGTCCCGACTTTCTCGATGGATGTAAAAATGGCGACAGCCATGGCGGGCATGTGGAAGAGCCGTTTAGGCGCACAAGTCACCATCAAGCAGTTGGAACCTAAAGTCTTCTATGCCTTGAAAGAACCCACAGAAATTACACGCGGCGGCTGGACAGCCGACTACAATGAGGCATCGACTTGGTTAGATATCTTCGTCTCAAATGGCGAGTACAACGATTCACGTTACCACAACCCGAAATACGATGAGTTGATGTCGCAATCTAAGACCATGAGCGACCCATCTGAGCTGTATCTGCAAGCAGAAAGCATGTTGATTGACGATATGGCGATCATTCCAGTTTACCGCCCTGGCAACGATCAATACCTGATCAAGCCTTATGTCGGTGGCTACGAGCGCACTAACCCCGAGTCCTCGTACTACCGCAAGAATGTCTATGTGAAAGTCCACTAA
- a CDS encoding M20/M25/M40 family metallo-hydrolase — MTQINQERLVEHFCQLVRIDSESMNEKQIAETLAEQLGELGFTVHKLPVPEHISNGFNVYARLEGKKEGSILMSCHMDTVTPGIGIEPIIEDGIIRSKGYTILGGDDKSGIAAIMEAVRCIQAENLEHKTLELAFTVHEEGGLFGSEYFDMSHVTSTEAIVLDTGGPIGTIVTAAPGQQKIVATIKGRPAHAGLAPEEGISAIMVAADAINQMKLLRIDEETTANIGMVNGGQATNIVMPELKIVAEARSLNGEKLEAQVNHMISTFESVCEKHGAEVEIESSRAYDAFVIEEDNAHVTAIKAAFADMGIESFTKGTGGGSDANNFNKKGLTTVNLSTGMAKVHTTEEFIAVDDMVKISEFVKHFLVK, encoded by the coding sequence ATGACACAAATTAATCAAGAACGTCTAGTTGAACACTTCTGCCAACTGGTTCGCATCGACAGCGAATCTATGAATGAAAAACAAATTGCAGAAACGCTGGCTGAGCAACTGGGCGAACTAGGCTTTACGGTTCACAAGCTTCCTGTACCAGAACACATTTCTAATGGCTTCAACGTGTACGCACGTTTAGAAGGGAAAAAAGAAGGCTCAATCCTAATGAGCTGTCACATGGATACGGTAACGCCGGGCATTGGTATCGAGCCGATCATCGAAGACGGTATCATCCGCTCAAAAGGCTACACCATTCTTGGCGGTGACGACAAATCTGGCATCGCTGCCATCATGGAAGCAGTGCGTTGCATTCAAGCTGAAAACCTAGAACACAAAACGCTCGAATTGGCGTTCACCGTACATGAAGAAGGTGGCCTGTTCGGTTCTGAATACTTCGATATGTCTCACGTAACCTCAACAGAAGCGATCGTACTGGACACAGGTGGCCCAATTGGAACTATCGTAACGGCTGCTCCGGGCCAACAAAAGATCGTCGCAACCATCAAAGGCCGCCCTGCACATGCAGGTCTTGCGCCGGAAGAAGGCATCAGCGCGATCATGGTTGCGGCAGACGCAATCAACCAAATGAAACTGCTTCGCATCGACGAAGAAACCACAGCGAACATCGGTATGGTCAACGGTGGTCAGGCAACCAACATTGTGATGCCAGAGCTTAAAATCGTTGCTGAAGCTCGCTCTCTAAATGGAGAGAAGCTAGAAGCCCAAGTCAACCACATGATTTCAACATTTGAGTCGGTATGCGAAAAACATGGCGCAGAAGTCGAAATCGAATCTAGCCGCGCGTACGACGCCTTTGTTATCGAAGAAGACAACGCGCACGTAACCGCAATCAAAGCGGCGTTTGCAGATATGGGTATCGAATCGTTCACGAAAGGCACTGGCGGCGGCAGCGATGCGAACAACTTCAACAAGAAAGGTCTGACAACCGTGAATCTATCTACGGGTATGGCTAAAGTGCACACCACTGAAGAGTTCATCGCCGTTGATGATATGGTAAAAATCTCTGAGTTCGTTAAGCATTTTTTGGTGAAGTAG
- the hppD gene encoding 4-hydroxyphenylpyruvate dioxygenase, which produces MVDTYNPLGTDGFEFVEYTAADSKGIEQLKALFTSLGFAEIAKHRSKEAWLYRQGDISFIVNAQPHSQAEEFAKVHGPSVCGMAFRVKDATVALEHAIQNGGTEYKTEIGPMELSIPAIYGIGESLLYFVDRYGKQSIYDVDFRFYDDADDRLAKSDVGLYEIDHLTHNVKQGNMEVWSGFYERIGNFREIRYFDIEGKLTGLVSRAMTAPCGKIRIPINESSDDKSQIEEFIREYNGEGIQHIALTTDDIYQTVQTLRDRGMDFMPTPDTYYEKVDERVEGHTEDVSKLRDLQILIDGAPMKDGILLQIFTQTVIGPVFFEIIQRKGNEGFGEGNFKALFESIEEDQIRRGVLSDA; this is translated from the coding sequence ATGGTGGACACATACAACCCATTAGGTACAGACGGATTTGAGTTTGTTGAATACACAGCTGCTGACAGCAAAGGCATTGAACAACTAAAAGCGTTATTTACATCGCTAGGCTTTGCTGAAATAGCCAAACATCGTTCGAAAGAAGCATGGTTGTATCGACAAGGTGACATCAGCTTTATCGTGAACGCCCAGCCTCATAGCCAAGCGGAGGAGTTTGCTAAAGTTCACGGCCCATCTGTATGTGGTATGGCGTTTCGTGTGAAAGACGCGACGGTTGCGCTTGAACATGCTATTCAAAACGGCGGCACAGAATACAAAACTGAAATTGGTCCGATGGAACTGAGTATCCCTGCCATTTACGGTATTGGTGAAAGCTTGCTTTATTTTGTTGATCGTTATGGCAAGCAGAGCATCTACGACGTCGATTTCCGTTTTTATGACGATGCAGACGATCGCTTAGCTAAATCAGACGTTGGCTTGTACGAGATAGACCATCTCACGCACAATGTTAAGCAAGGTAATATGGAGGTATGGTCTGGTTTTTATGAGCGCATCGGGAACTTCCGAGAAATTCGATACTTCGATATCGAAGGTAAACTGACTGGCCTTGTCAGCCGCGCAATGACGGCACCGTGTGGCAAAATCCGCATTCCCATCAATGAATCCTCGGATGACAAATCGCAGATTGAAGAGTTTATCCGCGAATACAACGGGGAAGGTATTCAGCATATCGCTCTGACAACGGATGACATCTATCAAACGGTGCAAACGTTGCGTGACCGCGGTATGGACTTTATGCCAACGCCAGACACCTACTACGAGAAAGTCGATGAGCGCGTTGAAGGCCATACTGAAGATGTCAGTAAACTTCGTGATTTGCAGATCTTGATTGATGGCGCGCCAATGAAAGACGGTATCTTGCTGCAAATCTTTACTCAGACTGTTATTGGCCCTGTGTTCTTTGAAATCATTCAGCGCAAAGGCAATGAAGGCTTTGGTGAAGGTAACTTCAAAGCGCTATTTGAATCGATTGAAGAAGATCAAATTCGCCGAGGAGTACTAAGCGATGCATAA
- a CDS encoding homogentisate 1,2-dioxygenase: MHKWITFPHREGVCSKQAHADFPDEAIYEREAGRSGFFGPAAHFHHQHAPTGWCEWEGDLRPRAFDFTLVDKASQISPWSVPHLLHNANCKIRVWRMDEKMDFLVRNADGDELLFIHQGTADLYCDYGHLKVSEGDYVMIPRSTSWRLDPSEPMFILMIENTDAAYSLPEKGMVGNHAVFDPAVLEVPSINDEFRAQYSENRTEVQVKRHDKVSVITYPFNPLDAIGWHGDLAVVKVNWRDIRPLMSHRYHLPPSAHTTFVGAGFVVCTFVPRPIESDPGALKVPFYHNNDDYDEVLFYHAGDFFSRDNIEAGMVTFHPAGFTHGPHPKAFKAGREYKKKFTDEVAVMIDTRHALQFSDELDKVENKEYVYSWQEK, from the coding sequence ATGCATAAATGGATCACATTTCCGCATCGGGAGGGTGTGTGCTCAAAACAAGCACATGCGGATTTCCCGGATGAGGCAATTTATGAACGTGAAGCTGGCCGAAGTGGGTTCTTCGGCCCTGCGGCACATTTTCATCATCAACATGCGCCAACCGGTTGGTGTGAGTGGGAAGGTGACTTACGCCCACGCGCTTTTGACTTCACCTTAGTGGATAAAGCCAGTCAAATCTCTCCTTGGTCAGTACCGCACCTATTGCACAACGCTAACTGTAAAATACGTGTATGGCGCATGGATGAAAAGATGGATTTCTTGGTAAGAAATGCCGATGGCGACGAGCTGCTGTTCATCCACCAAGGCACGGCAGATCTTTACTGTGACTATGGTCATCTGAAAGTGAGCGAAGGGGATTACGTCATGATCCCGCGCTCAACGAGTTGGCGTTTAGATCCGAGTGAACCCATGTTCATTCTCATGATTGAAAACACCGATGCAGCGTACTCCTTACCTGAAAAGGGCATGGTAGGGAATCACGCGGTATTTGACCCTGCGGTGTTGGAAGTTCCGTCTATCAATGATGAGTTTCGTGCGCAATATTCTGAAAACCGCACTGAGGTTCAGGTAAAACGCCACGATAAAGTTAGCGTGATTACCTATCCGTTTAATCCTTTAGACGCGATTGGTTGGCATGGCGACTTAGCAGTAGTGAAAGTGAATTGGCGTGATATACGTCCACTTATGTCACATCGCTACCACTTACCACCGTCGGCGCATACTACATTTGTAGGAGCGGGATTTGTAGTGTGTACGTTTGTTCCTCGTCCAATTGAGAGCGACCCGGGAGCACTTAAAGTACCGTTCTACCACAACAATGATGACTATGACGAAGTGTTGTTCTACCACGCAGGTGACTTCTTTAGTCGCGATAACATTGAAGCGGGTATGGTGACGTTTCATCCGGCAGGCTTTACTCATGGCCCACATCCTAAAGCGTTTAAAGCGGGTCGAGAATATAAGAAGAAGTTTACGGATGAGGTCGCAGTCATGATCGATACCCGCCATGCACTCCAGTTCTCGGATGAACTGGATAAAGTAGAAAACAAAGAATACGTCTATAGCTGGCAAGAGAAATAA